From the genome of Syntrophomonadaceae bacterium, one region includes:
- the rapZ gene encoding RNase adapter RapZ codes for MPREDIELVIITGMSGAGKTQAVRCLEDLGFFCVDNLPPSLVPPLAELFGCQDNEVEKVALVMDIRGGRFFPGLFQALRYLQEGDFKYEVLFLEASDEALVRRFKETRRHHPLAPKGGILEGVIEERKRLLQVRGEASKIIDTSELTPQQLKEQIKQLFAAGQDGRMALTFMSFGYKYGIPLDADLVMDVRFLPNPHYVENLRPLTGEDWQVQDYVMASPVSREFLQKFSHQLSFLLPYYVQEGKSHLMVAIGCTGGQHRSVTLAKETAKIFAESGDFRVMVQHRDLHRSKRGACDAEA; via the coding sequence GTGCCGCGGGAAGATATTGAGCTGGTGATTATTACCGGGATGTCGGGTGCGGGTAAAACCCAGGCCGTAAGGTGCCTGGAAGACCTGGGCTTTTTCTGTGTCGATAACCTGCCCCCTTCCTTGGTGCCCCCTCTGGCGGAACTCTTTGGCTGCCAGGATAATGAAGTGGAAAAAGTGGCCCTGGTAATGGACATCCGGGGCGGCAGGTTTTTCCCGGGGCTGTTTCAAGCCTTAAGATATCTCCAAGAGGGAGACTTTAAATACGAAGTTTTATTCCTCGAAGCATCGGACGAGGCTTTGGTGCGGCGATTTAAAGAAACCCGCCGGCATCACCCGCTGGCCCCCAAGGGCGGGATCCTGGAAGGGGTAATCGAGGAGCGGAAGCGGCTTCTGCAAGTGCGTGGTGAGGCAAGTAAAATTATCGATACTTCGGAACTTACACCCCAGCAGCTTAAAGAGCAGATCAAACAGCTTTTTGCTGCCGGGCAAGACGGGCGGATGGCCTTAACCTTCATGTCCTTCGGTTATAAATACGGTATTCCCCTGGACGCTGACCTGGTGATGGACGTCCGGTTCCTGCCCAATCCTCATTATGTGGAAAACCTCCGCCCTCTTACCGGCGAAGATTGGCAAGTACAGGATTATGTAATGGCCTCACCGGTATCCCGGGAATTCTTGCAGAAGTTCTCCCACCAGCTTTCCTTCCTCTTGCCATACTATGTCCAGGAAGGGAAATCCCACCTGATGGTAGCGATTGGATGCACAGGTGGCCAGCATCGATCGGTAACATTGGCTAAAGAGACTGCAAAAATATTTGCCGAAAGCGGAGATTTCCGGGTAATGGTACAACACAGGGATTTGCACCGGTCCAAGCGGGGTGCCTGTGATGCAGAGGCTTAG
- a CDS encoding PHP domain-containing protein, whose product MRFLGDYHLHTRYSDGRATMREMAEAARAKGLAEVAITDHGPHTIRIGVRQAETYLAIKSEAELLNKELDNIKILVGAEASVTGLNGEIDVPPDIYRRLDMLLVGLHPYVRPHLSGIGMLVGNPLRRLSKGLYRKAMNTNTKALVEVMNRHPVDVITHPGLVMPVDVGEVARACARTETFFEVNTGHLYQTPAEIRVAAKEGVKFILNSDAHFPETVGQLDQGLAILQAAEVPLEQIVNVVD is encoded by the coding sequence ATGCGTTTTCTGGGAGATTATCATCTGCATACCCGCTACAGCGACGGGCGGGCGACAATGAGGGAAATGGCGGAGGCCGCCAGGGCCAAAGGCCTGGCGGAGGTGGCCATAACAGACCACGGGCCTCACACCATCAGGATCGGGGTCCGCCAGGCCGAAACCTACCTGGCCATAAAAAGCGAAGCCGAACTCCTGAATAAGGAACTGGATAATATCAAGATTTTGGTGGGTGCCGAGGCATCGGTTACCGGGCTAAACGGGGAAATCGATGTGCCGCCAGACATTTACCGGCGCTTGGACATGCTCTTGGTGGGATTGCATCCTTATGTGCGGCCTCACCTTTCCGGTATCGGCATGCTGGTGGGGAACCCGCTGCGGCGGCTGTCAAAAGGACTTTACCGGAAAGCTATGAACACCAATACCAAGGCCCTGGTCGAGGTAATGAACCGGCACCCGGTGGATGTGATTACTCATCCCGGACTCGTTATGCCGGTAGATGTCGGTGAAGTGGCCAGGGCCTGCGCCAGGACAGAAACCTTCTTTGAGGTTAACACCGGGCATTTATATCAGACACCTGCGGAGATCAGGGTGGCTGCCAAGGAGGGAGTTAAATTTATCCTGAACAGCGATGCTCATTTTCCGGAAACTGTCGGCCAGTTGGACCAGGGGCTGGCAATTTTGCAAGCAGCAGAGGTGCCGCTGGAACAGATAGTGAATGTTGTGGATTAG
- a CDS encoding DUF86 domain-containing protein, which yields MTVDQEKVRQKLHFMRAQLKELERFQNMTAEEFTADSILPAAATRMLQVAIEAMLDLCAHVTVREGWGLPKSYREAVSLVAQHGLIPRDLVDIYKHMARFRNRVVHLYDDVDDLEVLKIIRTNLKDFRPFMAAVIERYLPG from the coding sequence GTGACAGTTGACCAGGAAAAGGTTCGGCAAAAACTGCATTTCATGCGGGCACAGTTAAAAGAACTGGAACGTTTCCAAAACATGACCGCAGAGGAATTTACCGCTGACTCAATCCTGCCGGCTGCAGCAACCCGGATGCTGCAAGTAGCAATTGAGGCCATGCTGGATCTTTGTGCCCATGTTACAGTAAGGGAAGGCTGGGGGTTACCGAAATCGTATCGGGAAGCCGTTTCCCTGGTGGCGCAGCACGGATTAATTCCCCGGGATCTGGTAGATATCTATAAACATATGGCCCGCTTCAGGAACAGGGTAGTGCATCTCTATGATGATGTGGATGATCTTGAGGTCTTGAAGATAATCCGGACAAACTTGAAGGATTTCCGGCCCTTTATGGCTGCGGTAATCGAGAGATATTTGCCCGGGTAA